The window GCCCATCGGCAGAATCGGATTCTTCTTGTAGATCTTTATGACGTGCTCGAAAGCGGTCTCAATGCCGCTATGGATCTTCTCCTTGATTTCTCTGGTAAAAGTTCCGCTTACTTTGAAGGAAACAGTCAGGAATTGATTAGAATTCTTTATCTCGAGTCTTTCCACTCTGGCGTTCAGCAGATCAGCCTGACTGAAAAGTGGTCCTGCGGCAAGCAGCAACACCATCATAAAAAAGAAGAAGTTCCGCATAACTTCCACATCTACTTTGAGTTACAATTTTAAATGCTAACTTATTTCTTTTCAAAAAACAAGCAACGTAGAGAAAGCAGATCGCCGGGAGAATTAAACAGAGATTATTTTGTAAATCAGTTGGGGATCCATCGGGAGAAGTACCAGGACTTCTTCTCATCCATGATCTTCATGGCCAGCCTGGCATGGAGGTCATGTCCAGCCCTGTAGGCGATGACGTGGCCCTTGATCGGCCTGCCGATGAGAGAAAGGTCACCCGTTAGGTCCAGTATTTTATGTCTGACGAACTCGTCTTGAAATCTGAGCGATTCGTTTAGAATTCCATTCTTGCTAATCACGACCGCATTATCGAGGGACCCCCCTTTTACGAGTCCTGCCTTCCTCAGAGAGGCGATGTCCCGTTCGAGAGTGAACGTTCTTGCCGGTGCGATCTTCTCGGTAAAAGCCTGGACTCCCCAAAGACTGGCCGTGAGCTCCTGATAGCCAAGTATCGGATGCTCGAAATCGATGGCATAGGTGACCCTGTATTCGCCGCATGGATAGATTGAAACTCTCTTATCCTCCTCTTCTTCCACCGAAATGGGGCGGCTTATCACCAGATAAAGTCTCGGCTCATTCTGCTCCTGAAGCCCCGCCTCGTGAATGAGGTGCACAAATGGGATGGAACTTCCATCCATTATGGGGATTTCATCTCCATCCATCTCAACTCTAATGTTATCGACGCCTAGAGCGTATAGCGCAGCAAGGAGATGCTCTGCCGTATTGATGCGGACTCCATCTTTTTCCAGGCATGTTGCATAGTTCGCCTTCCCATAATTCGCGAGAAGGGCTTTCACTTCAAAACCATCCATGTCCTTTCGGACAAATACGACACCGGTATTCTCCAAGGCGGGGCTCAGCG is drawn from Acidobacteriota bacterium and contains these coding sequences:
- the lpxC gene encoding UDP-3-O-acyl-N-acetylglucosamine deacetylase — protein: MYFQRTIRKKVECRGVGLHTGKTVYLSLSPALENTGVVFVRKDMDGFEVKALLANYGKANYATCLEKDGVRINTAEHLLAALYALGVDNIRVEMDGDEIPIMDGSSIPFVHLIHEAGLQEQNEPRLYLVISRPISVEEEEDKRVSIYPCGEYRVTYAIDFEHPILGYQELTASLWGVQAFTEKIAPARTFTLERDIASLRKAGLVKGGSLDNAVVISKNGILNESLRFQDEFVRHKILDLTGDLSLIGRPIKGHVIAYRAGHDLHARLAMKIMDEKKSWYFSRWIPN